The segment TCAAAACCGAAGCTAAACAGACGGCAGCTTTGGCAGTAAAGGAAAATACGACCAAGATGAATGAGATTATAAAGGTTTTAAAGGATTTGGCGATTGAAGAGAAGGATATCAAGACTACCAATTATAGTTTGAATCCGGTTTATGATTGGACAGAAAAGTCAGGACAAACACTGCGGGGTTATGAAGTTTATCAAAATGTAGAGATAAAGATTCGTGATTTGGATAAGATCGGTGATGCTATCGCCAAGACCGCAGAGAAGGGCGCCAATCAGGTGGGTAATGTCTCTTTTACTATTGATGACGAGTTTGAGTTGCGTAATCAGGCAAGGGAGGAAGCTATAAAGAAAGCCAAAGAAAAAGCAGAGAGTATCGTCGGGGCAACGGGTATTAAACT is part of the Candidatus Kuenenbacteria bacterium genome and harbors:
- a CDS encoding SIMPL domain-containing protein (The SIMPL domain is named for its presence in mouse protein SIMPL (signalling molecule that associates with mouse pelle-like kinase). Bacterial member BP26, from Brucella, was shown to assemble into a channel-like structure, while YggE from E. coli has been associated with resistance to oxidative stress.) produces the protein MEISNQDHSHKTMWWYKVLVVLCVTAIVIVSVVLALRRNDFNNQFSVSATGRVFAKPDIANLTVGLKTEAKQTAALAVKENTTKMNEIIKVLKDLAIEEKDIKTTNYSLNPVYDWTEKSGQTLRGYEVYQNVEIKIRDLDKIGDAIAKTAEKGANQVGNVSFTIDDEFELRNQAREEAIKKAKEKAESIVGATGIKLGKIINVYESQVYNQPYVNYSKDMAYGLGGGGAMSIPAPEIQTGQNEVVVEATVVWEVK